AGCGATATGAAAGCATGAAAAATGAGATTTGATTTATACGTCGCGCAAGAGTTAAATATCAGCCGAAACAAGGCAAGCGAGCTTATAAAAAACGGCAAGATCGCACTAAATGATGAAATTTGCGATAAGGTTAGCCTTGACGTGCAAGGCGGAAAAGTGGGGCTTCTTGATGAAATTTACGTTGGGCGAGGGGCATTAAAACTAAAAAGCTACCTAAAAAGCAAAAAAATTGAAATTTATGGCAAAAATGCCCTTGATATAGGTTCTAGCACAGGCGGGTTTATGCAGATCTTGCTGGCTAATGGCGTAAAAAGCGTCACTGGTGTTGATGTTGGAAGTGACCAGTTGGATACTTGCTTGCGCAAAGACGAGCGCGTTAAAATTTATGAAAATACAGATGTTCGTCTCTTTAAAAGCAGTGATAAATTCGAGCTTATTACCTGTGACGTTAGCTTTATATCTGTGGTTGAAATTTTAGAGGCTA
This is a stretch of genomic DNA from Campylobacter sp. RM6914. It encodes these proteins:
- the tlyA gene encoding 23S rRNA (cytidine-2'-O)-methyltransferase TlyA, which encodes MRFDLYVAQELNISRNKASELIKNGKIALNDEICDKVSLDVQGGKVGLLDEIYVGRGALKLKSYLKSKKIEIYGKNALDIGSSTGGFMQILLANGVKSVTGVDVGSDQLDTCLRKDERVKIYENTDVRLFKSSDKFELITCDVSFISVVEILEAIDKNADRNAMIIILFKPQFEVGKDVKRNKKGVVTDKNAVLLAMKKFELACAKFGWTLLDTMECDIKGKEGNAEFFYTFNKR